Within the Catalinimonas niigatensis genome, the region ATAAGCAAGGATAGCAAAGTCAGACTCAATACAATGGTCCGTACCAATGATGGGTTTGAAATTTCTGAAGTCGACTTAAAGCTTCGCGGTCCGGGAGACATTGAAGGCACTCAACAAAGCGGAGTTTTGGATTTACTGGTCGCTGATATCACCAAAGATGGTAAGATACTTCAGGAGGCACGATTCTCTGCTATGGATATTCTGGATAAAGATCCTGAACTTATGCTGACCGATAATCAGCCGGTCAAAAATCATATTCTTTCCCTAAGGCAGGGTGCTACAAATTGGAGTAGGATTAGTTAATATTTAGAAGAACTTCGTACTTATAGTTATTTCAAGGTCTTTGCCAATTAGATACTATCTAACAAAAAGCAAGTTTCAATAGAAGTTCATCAAAAGATATGGATTTTGCTTGCTATCAGAGCAAAAAGGAGAATTTTTTTTCAAAAATTATCAAAAAATATGATTGGTAATAAATTTACAAATATCATAATGCAAAAGTTAATTTTCCTGTTGTTTTAAAATATTAGCAACTTTTTTGTGCAACAACTTCTTTTGCTTTAAAAAATATAGGCTATTCAGCCTCCTTATTGCGTTCCTGTCATTGTGTCCTGATGGAATTATCTTTTAAAAAGTCCTATTAATTAAGTATATTACTGGTTTCCAAAATAATATTTTGAGCAAGTAAAATTTGTAATATATGCTACTGAAATAGAATATTATGTTTAAATAAACTAATATTTGATCAAATCACAAGCATGTTATGGAAAAACTCAAAATATTGTTTCGGATTTATTTTACAAAGCAAAATAAATAATAAATAGCTGAATTTACCACTAATTTTTGAGCTGAATGAAAGATTCTCGACAACAAACCCTATACTCACCAGAGTTTGAGCATGATGCATGTGGCATTGGCTTTGTGGCTAATCTTAAAGGAAAGAAGTCACATCAGATTGTTGAAGATGCTATTATCATGTTGCAAAATATGGAACACAGGGGTGCTTGTGGTTGTGAACCTGATACTGGTGACGGAGCAGGTATTCTGGTACAAAAGCCTCATGAATTTTTCCATGAAGAATTAAAACTCCAGGGGATTACACTTCCGGATTTTGACAAATATGGCGTGGCTATGATCTTTTTTCCTCTGGATGAAGGCAAAAGAGTCCAGTGTTATCAACTGTGGAAAGAAACAGTTGATAAGTTAGGGCTTGAGCTAATAGGCCATCGTAAAGTTCCTACCAACAATCATAGCCTTGGGCGTTCTGCAAAATTGGTAGAGCACCATGTAGAACAGGCTTTTCTCCGTTTTAAAGATCATAGCAATACTGATACTATGGCTTTAGAGCGTAGACTTTTTATCCTTAAAAACTTTGTATCCCATACTATTCACCAAGAGATAGAAGATACAATAGACAGGTTTTATATCGCTTCGTGCTCTTATAATACTATAGTATATAAGGGGCAACTTACTACTTTTCAGTTGCGTCCCTACTATACTGACTTGCAAAAGCATAATTTTGAGTCAGCATTGGCATTGGTACACTCACGTTTCTCTACCAACACTTTCCCTAAGTGGAAATTAGCCCAGCCATTCCGGTTCATTGCTCATAATGGTGAGATCAATACGATTCGTGGAAATGTAAACTGGATGCGCTCCAAAGAAGCGTTGCTGAAATCCAGCCTTTTTACTAAAGAAGAACTGGATATGGTAGTGCCAATCTGTGATGCCTCTTTCTCAGACTCGGCCAACCTAGACAATATTGTTGAGCTTCTATACCTGGGAGGTCGTTCTCTTCCCCATGTTATGATGATGCTGATCCCGGAAGCATGGCAAGATAATGATTTGCTGGAGGACCCTAAAAAGGCCTTCTATGAATATCATGCAGCCATGATGGAACCCTGGGATGGTCCTGCTTCTATCTGTTTCACCGATGGTAAGATGGTTGGCGCTACATTGGATAGGAATGGACTGCGTCCTTCTCGCTATCTGCTCACTGAAGATGATAAGCTAGTCATGTCTTCTGAAGCAGGAGCCTTGCCGGTAGACGAATCTAAAGTAATACTGAAAGGACGTTTGCAACCAGGTCGTATGTTTGTGGCTAATCTGGAAGAAGGACGTATTATCAGCGATGAAGAAATCAAGCAGGAGGTATGCTCGCAAAAACCTTATCGTGCGTGGCTCAACGACCATAAATACTACCTGCATGAACTGCCTGAGCCTCAGAACCTAAATGGACAGGATAAAAAGGCTTCTGACGAATTGCCCCTTCTTACCCGGCAGATGACACTCGGCTATACTACCGAAGATTTGAAAGTGATTTTGGCCCCTATGGTGAGCTCCGGCAAAGAACCCATTGGTTCTATGGGCGTAGATATTCCATTAGCAGTACTTTCTGACCATAGTCAGCATCTGGCGAATTACTTCAAACAACTATTTGCGCAGGTAAGTAATCCTCCTATTGATCCTATCCGTGAGCGCCTGGTGATGTCTCTCTTTACCAGTGTAGGAGGAATGAAAAATGTGCTGGACGAAACTCCTGAGCACGCACGCCAGATCAACATGCTGCAACCGGTGTTGACCAATGAAGATTTGAAAAAACTGAAGTACCTTAATCTTCCAGGATTCAAAACGCATACCATTGACGCTACCTTCAGTGCCAGCGGACAAGCAGGTGAACTAGAAGCAGCTATAGATCGTATCAGCGTAGAAGCTGAAAAAGCAGTTCGTGAAGGAGCCAATATCCTGATCATCTCAGACCGCAACTTTGATCACAAAAATGCTCCTATTCCTTCTTTATTAGCTACCGGAGCAATTCACCATTATTTGATCAGGCATGACGTTCGCTCCGAGGTTGGATTGGTAGTAGAAACAGGAGATGTTCGGGAAACCCATCATGTAGCAACACTCATTGGGTATGGAGCACATGCTGTGAATCCTTACCTGGCTTTTGAGACATTAGAAGACCTCAAAACACAGAAGCTGGTACATGTAGATTTACCCACTGAAAAACTTCAGAAGCGTTTTATTAAAGCAGTAAATTCTGGTTTGCTGAAGATTTTCTCAAAAATGGGTATCTCTACCTTGCAGTCTTATCATGGAGCACAGATTTTTGAAGCACTGGGGGTAAGCAAAAAAGTGGTTGATAAGTGCTTTGCAGGTACCATGACCCGTATTGAAGGAGTAGATTTTGATGATATTGCCAAAGAAACGCTGGTACGCCATCGTATGGCTTTCCCTGAGGAGCCTCAGGAGTCACTCACCCTGGAAGTAGGAGGAGTATATCAGTGGAAACGTCGGGGTGAACGTCATATGTTTAACCCTCAAACCATCCACTTACTACAAAACTCTACCCGTAAGAACGACTATCAGCAATACAAGCAATACGCCAAGCTGATTAATGATCAGGCTCAAAGAGCAAACACGCTAAGAGGACTGATGGAATTCAACAGCAATCGGAAACCCGTGCCGATTGAAGAAGTGGAGTCTAAAGAGATTATCTTTAAGCGTTTTGCTACAGGAGCCATGTCATTCGGCTCCATTTCTCACGAAGCACATTCTACCCTGGCCATTGCCATGAACCGTATCGGAGGTAAGAGTAACAGCGGAGAGGGTGGAGAAGACGAGATTCGCTTTGAGCGCAAGCCTAATGGTGATTGGGAACGTTCGTCCATCAAACAGGTAGCTTCCGGTCGTTTTGGCGTCACCAGCCACTATCTGACCAACGCCAGCGAATTACAGATCAAAATGGCACAGGGTGCAAAGCCCGGTGAAGGTGGACAATTGCCCGGTCATAAGGTAGATGATTGGATAGGACGCGTGCGCCACTCTACCCCTGGTGTAGGCCTTATTTCTCCGCCACCGCACCACGATATCTATTCTATTGAGGATTTGGCGCAGCTTATTTACGATCTGAAAAATACTAATCGTGAAGCCCGTATCAATGTAAAACTGGTGGCTTCCTCAGGAGTAGGTACTATTGCAGCTGGTGTTTCTAAAGCCCATGCTGATGTAGTGCTGATCTCCGGACACGACGGAGGAACAGGAGCTTCTCCTATCAGTTCAATTCGTCATGCTGGTCTTCCCTGGGAGCTTGGGCTTTCTGAAACGCACCAGACTCTGGTGAAGAACAATCTGCGCAGCCGTATTACGGTACAGACTGACGGACAGATTAAAACCGGACGAGATATCGCAGTAGCTATATTACTGGGGGCTGAGGAATTTGGCGTTTCTACTGCTGCGTTGGTGACAGAAGGTTGTATCATGATGCGCAAGTGTCATTTAAATACCTGTCCGGTAGGCGTAGCTACCCAAGACCCTGATTTGAGAGCACTTTTTACCGGTAAAGCAGAACATGTAGTCAACCTGTTTACTTTCCTGGCAGAAGAGCTGAGAGAGATTATGGCAGAACTTGGGTTCCGTACCGTCAATGAAATGGTTGGTCAGGTAGACTGCCTCAAAGTGCGTGATAACATTGATCATTGGAAACTGAAGAAATTGGATCTGAGCCGTATCCTGGCTAAAGAAGAGGCCTCAGCACACGTAGGCATCTACAAACAGCAGGAGCAGGATCATGGAATTGAAGAAGTATTGGATTGGGAACTGCTTAAAGCTGCCAAGCCTGCTTTGGAAAATGCTGAACCTGCACAGGCCCACTTCAAGTTGATTAATACCAACCGCTCAGTAGGCGCTTTACTTTCTAATGAGATTTCCAAAAAGTTTGGTAAGCCCGGACTTCCTGCCGGAACCATTAATTTTAAGTTTAAAGGCTCAGCCGGGCAGAGTTTCGCTGCCTTCACGGCACCGGGTATTCGTTTTGAACTGGAAGGTGAGGCCAATGACTACTTTGGCAAAGGCTTATCCGGCAGTGAGTTGATTATTTATCCTCACAAGGAATCTAAGTACGTCCCTGAAAAGAACATGATCATCGGGAATGTCGCTTTCTATGGCGCTACTTCTGGCGATGCTTACATCAGAGGTATGGCGGGAGAACGTTTTTGCGTTAGAAATTCCGGAGTACGCGCTGTAGTAGAAGGTATAGGTGACCACGGATGCGAATATATGACGGGTGGAGTGGTAGTAGTGTTGGGTAAAACCGGACGTAACTTTGCTGCAGGTATGAGTGGAGGAATGGCCTTTGTCTATGATGTGGACAAGACTTTTGAAAAGTACTGCAACAAAGAACTGGTAGATCTTGAAAAACCTGACATGGATGATCAAATGATGATCAAAGGAATGATCAGCCGTCATCAGCAATATACCAATAGTACAGTGGCCGCCGAGTTACTGGAAAACTGGGAGGATAGCCTTCAACATTTTGTGAAAGTAATGCCTGCCGAATTTAAAGCTGTACTCAAGGAGAGAAAAGAACAGCAGGAACTTTCTGAAAATGAAGATATTAAGGCGAAAGCTGCCTCTAAAGTGTAAACCTTAAAACTAAAGAAAGATGGGAAAACCGACAGGTTTTAAAGAATACAATCGCGAACTACCTAACACTCGCGATCCTAAAGAAAGAGTGAACGATTATAATGAGCTGTACTTAGAATTTAGTGATGAGAAGTCGCAGCAGCAGGCAGCCCGCTGTATGGATTGTGGCATCCCTTTTTGTCATAATGGCTGTCCGTTGGGCAACAATATTCCTGAATTTAATGATGCAGCATACCAGGGCAATTGGGAATTGGCAATAGAAATTCTTCATTCTACTAATAACTTTCCTGAGTTTACCGGGCGCATCTGTCCTGCTCCCTGTGAGGCTTCCTGCGTACTGGGGATCAATAAGCCCCCAGTGGCGATTGAGCATATTGAAAAAACCATTGCCGAAAAAGCGTTTGAACTTGGTTATGTAAAACCCAATCCTCCCAAAGAAAGAACCGGCAAGAAAGTAGCAGTCATTGGTTCAGGGCCTGCCGGATTAGGAGCTGCTGCCCAACTCAATAAAGCAGGACATTGGGTTACTGTATTTGAGAAAGATGAGCGTGTAGGCGGATTATTACGTTACGGTATTCCTGACTTCAAGCTGGAGAAGTGGGTCATCAACCGCCGTACGGAAATCATGGAAGCTGAGGGCGTAACTTTTAAGACAGGTGTTCATGTGGGCAACGATATTACAGCTGAGGAGTTGGATAAGGAATTTGATGCCATTGTCTTTTGTACTGGTGCAGGAATTCCTCGTGACCTGCCCATTCCTGGCAGAGAGTTGAAAGGTATTCATTATGCTATGGAGTTTCTGACACAACAGAATAAGCGTTTGTCAGGAGATGCTTATGGTGACAATAACGAAATTTTTGCCACGGATAAAAATGTAATTGTCATTGGCGGAGGAGATACTGGTTCAGACTGTGTAGGAACATCCAATCGTCATAGAGCCACATCTGTCACCCAGATTGAGTTGATGACAAAACCTCCTAAAGAGCGGGGTGAAAATGATCCCTGGCCCCTATGGCCTATGGTGCTGCGCAGTTCTTCTTCGCATGAAGAAGGGGTAAAAAGAGATTGGGCAGTGT harbors:
- a CDS encoding glutamate synthase subunit beta; amino-acid sequence: MGKPTGFKEYNRELPNTRDPKERVNDYNELYLEFSDEKSQQQAARCMDCGIPFCHNGCPLGNNIPEFNDAAYQGNWELAIEILHSTNNFPEFTGRICPAPCEASCVLGINKPPVAIEHIEKTIAEKAFELGYVKPNPPKERTGKKVAVIGSGPAGLGAAAQLNKAGHWVTVFEKDERVGGLLRYGIPDFKLEKWVINRRTEIMEAEGVTFKTGVHVGNDITAEELDKEFDAIVFCTGAGIPRDLPIPGRELKGIHYAMEFLTQQNKRLSGDAYGDNNEIFATDKNVIVIGGGDTGSDCVGTSNRHRATSVTQIELMTKPPKERGENDPWPLWPMVLRSSSSHEEGVKRDWAVLTKEFMGDEDGNLKAIKVVKIEWKLNEEGRMYFEEIPGTEENLPCELALLAIGFMHTDPTGAIEQLSLELDPRGNIQAEEGKYRTSNPKVFAAGDARRGQSLVVWAISEGREAARAVDLYLMGHTELESKDDSFLNVASVSQA
- the gltB gene encoding glutamate synthase large subunit yields the protein MKDSRQQTLYSPEFEHDACGIGFVANLKGKKSHQIVEDAIIMLQNMEHRGACGCEPDTGDGAGILVQKPHEFFHEELKLQGITLPDFDKYGVAMIFFPLDEGKRVQCYQLWKETVDKLGLELIGHRKVPTNNHSLGRSAKLVEHHVEQAFLRFKDHSNTDTMALERRLFILKNFVSHTIHQEIEDTIDRFYIASCSYNTIVYKGQLTTFQLRPYYTDLQKHNFESALALVHSRFSTNTFPKWKLAQPFRFIAHNGEINTIRGNVNWMRSKEALLKSSLFTKEELDMVVPICDASFSDSANLDNIVELLYLGGRSLPHVMMMLIPEAWQDNDLLEDPKKAFYEYHAAMMEPWDGPASICFTDGKMVGATLDRNGLRPSRYLLTEDDKLVMSSEAGALPVDESKVILKGRLQPGRMFVANLEEGRIISDEEIKQEVCSQKPYRAWLNDHKYYLHELPEPQNLNGQDKKASDELPLLTRQMTLGYTTEDLKVILAPMVSSGKEPIGSMGVDIPLAVLSDHSQHLANYFKQLFAQVSNPPIDPIRERLVMSLFTSVGGMKNVLDETPEHARQINMLQPVLTNEDLKKLKYLNLPGFKTHTIDATFSASGQAGELEAAIDRISVEAEKAVREGANILIISDRNFDHKNAPIPSLLATGAIHHYLIRHDVRSEVGLVVETGDVRETHHVATLIGYGAHAVNPYLAFETLEDLKTQKLVHVDLPTEKLQKRFIKAVNSGLLKIFSKMGISTLQSYHGAQIFEALGVSKKVVDKCFAGTMTRIEGVDFDDIAKETLVRHRMAFPEEPQESLTLEVGGVYQWKRRGERHMFNPQTIHLLQNSTRKNDYQQYKQYAKLINDQAQRANTLRGLMEFNSNRKPVPIEEVESKEIIFKRFATGAMSFGSISHEAHSTLAIAMNRIGGKSNSGEGGEDEIRFERKPNGDWERSSIKQVASGRFGVTSHYLTNASELQIKMAQGAKPGEGGQLPGHKVDDWIGRVRHSTPGVGLISPPPHHDIYSIEDLAQLIYDLKNTNREARINVKLVASSGVGTIAAGVSKAHADVVLISGHDGGTGASPISSIRHAGLPWELGLSETHQTLVKNNLRSRITVQTDGQIKTGRDIAVAILLGAEEFGVSTAALVTEGCIMMRKCHLNTCPVGVATQDPDLRALFTGKAEHVVNLFTFLAEELREIMAELGFRTVNEMVGQVDCLKVRDNIDHWKLKKLDLSRILAKEEASAHVGIYKQQEQDHGIEEVLDWELLKAAKPALENAEPAQAHFKLINTNRSVGALLSNEISKKFGKPGLPAGTINFKFKGSAGQSFAAFTAPGIRFELEGEANDYFGKGLSGSELIIYPHKESKYVPEKNMIIGNVAFYGATSGDAYIRGMAGERFCVRNSGVRAVVEGIGDHGCEYMTGGVVVVLGKTGRNFAAGMSGGMAFVYDVDKTFEKYCNKELVDLEKPDMDDQMMIKGMISRHQQYTNSTVAAELLENWEDSLQHFVKVMPAEFKAVLKERKEQQELSENEDIKAKAASKV